Proteins encoded together in one Streptomyces sp. B1I3 window:
- a CDS encoding GNAT family N-acetyltransferase: MLCLHTVFGMELRMTTTFPSISISTDRLVLRPFDMADVPAYIEMMNDELVTAWIDGPHPYTQVDAERWVRRIAPAERTQGHGIVLAVTEFLTQRLVGSVRLLNTDWRTLATEVRYITAPWARGEGYATESVLALAEWLFRDQAFERIELRTPADNTASQQVAQKVGCISEGVLRNARIARTRTENGTDGGWTDIRTDLIVWGLLPEDLEGVAEQLADAGGYGTYSDWD; the protein is encoded by the coding sequence ATGCTGTGTCTTCACACGGTCTTCGGCATGGAGCTGCGCATGACTACCACCTTCCCGTCCATCTCCATCAGCACGGACAGGTTGGTGCTGCGCCCCTTCGACATGGCGGACGTCCCGGCGTACATCGAGATGATGAACGACGAACTCGTCACCGCCTGGATCGACGGACCGCACCCCTACACCCAGGTCGACGCCGAACGGTGGGTCCGCAGGATCGCCCCCGCCGAGCGCACCCAGGGCCACGGCATCGTCTTGGCCGTCACCGAGTTCCTCACCCAGCGCCTCGTCGGATCCGTCCGGCTCCTCAACACCGACTGGCGCACCCTGGCGACCGAGGTCCGCTACATCACCGCCCCCTGGGCGCGCGGTGAGGGGTACGCCACCGAGTCCGTGCTGGCGCTCGCCGAGTGGCTCTTCCGCGACCAGGCCTTCGAGCGCATCGAGCTGCGCACCCCCGCCGACAACACCGCCTCCCAGCAGGTCGCCCAGAAAGTCGGCTGCATCAGCGAGGGAGTCCTGCGCAACGCCCGGATAGCGCGGACCCGGACCGAGAACGGCACGGACGGCGGCTGGACCGACATCAGGACCGACCTCATCGTCTGGGGACTCCTGCCCGAGGACCTGGAAGGCGTCGCCGAGCAGCTGGCCGACGCGGGCGGGTACGGAACCTACAGCGACTGGGACTGA
- a CDS encoding methionine ABC transporter ATP-binding protein encodes MITTSGLTKVYQSRGREVTALDGVDLHVREGEVYGVIGQSGAGKSSLIRCVNLLERPTSGTVTVAGQDLTALAGRGRRAGKELRRARSRIGMVFQHFNLLDSRTVRDNVELPLEILGVSGQARTRKALELLDLVGLADKAKAYPGQLSGGQKQRVGIARALAGDPKVLLSDEATSALDPETTRSILQLLRDLNQELGLTVLLITHEMDVVKTVCDSAALMRKGRIVESGTVGTLLATPGSELAHELFPVGGTASGPDRTVVDVTFHGEAAARPVISQLSRTYNIDISILGAAMDTVGGKQIGRMRIELPGRFEENVVPIGFLREQGLQAEVVDGEPAGTTDIPAQTPAQLTKEVAK; translated from the coding sequence GTGATCACCACTTCGGGCCTCACGAAGGTCTACCAGTCACGCGGCCGCGAGGTCACCGCCCTGGACGGCGTGGACCTCCACGTCCGCGAAGGAGAGGTCTACGGCGTCATCGGACAGAGCGGTGCCGGCAAGTCCTCCCTCATCCGCTGCGTCAACCTGCTCGAACGTCCCACGTCCGGCACCGTGACGGTGGCGGGCCAGGACCTCACCGCCCTCGCCGGTCGCGGCCGGCGCGCCGGCAAGGAGCTCAGGCGGGCGCGCAGCCGCATCGGCATGGTCTTCCAGCACTTCAACCTGCTGGACTCGCGCACCGTCCGGGACAACGTCGAGCTCCCCCTGGAGATCCTCGGCGTCTCCGGACAGGCGCGTACCCGCAAGGCGCTCGAACTCCTCGACCTCGTCGGCCTGGCCGACAAGGCGAAGGCCTACCCCGGGCAGCTGTCCGGTGGCCAGAAGCAACGCGTCGGCATCGCCCGGGCCCTGGCCGGCGACCCGAAGGTGCTCCTCTCCGACGAGGCGACCTCCGCGCTCGACCCCGAGACCACCCGTTCCATCCTGCAGTTGCTGCGCGACCTCAACCAGGAACTCGGCCTCACCGTCCTGCTCATCACGCACGAGATGGACGTCGTCAAGACCGTCTGCGACTCGGCCGCCCTGATGAGGAAGGGCCGCATCGTCGAGTCGGGCACGGTCGGCACGCTGCTGGCCACCCCCGGTTCCGAACTGGCCCACGAGCTGTTCCCCGTCGGCGGAACCGCCTCCGGGCCCGACCGCACGGTCGTCGACGTCACCTTCCACGGTGAGGCCGCCGCCCGGCCGGTGATCTCGCAGCTCTCCCGTACGTACAACATCGACATCTCGATCCTGGGCGCCGCGATGGACACCGTCGGCGGCAAGCAGATCGGCCGGATGCGCATCGAGTTGCCCGGCCGCTTCGAGGAGAACGTCGTACCGATCGGCTTCCTGCGCGAGCAGGGCCTGCAGGCCGAGGTCGTCGACGGCGAGCCCGCCGGCACCACGGACATCCCCGCCCAGACCCCCGCTCAGCTCACCAAGGAGGTGGCGAAGTGA
- a CDS encoding MetQ/NlpA family ABC transporter substrate-binding protein, whose product MRKNIKITAAAAATAALALGLSACGTDSDPAAKGETGANADTSKALVVAASPTPHADILGYVKKNLAEKAGLKLEVKEFTDYVLPNTATENGQVDANFFQHKPYLDDFNKKNGTHIVPVVDVHLEPLGLYSNKVKDLKDIKAGQTVAVPNDTTNEGRALQLLAENGLITVKDGVGTNAKLSDITDKKGLEFKEIEAATVPRALDDVDAAVINGNYAIQADLQPGKDSLVLEKAEGNPYANLLAVKEGNEDDPRVQKLAKLLNSDEVKKFIEDTYKGSIIPAFGAPAAS is encoded by the coding sequence GTGCGCAAGAACATCAAGATCACCGCTGCAGCAGCCGCCACCGCCGCCCTCGCACTGGGCCTCAGCGCCTGCGGTACGGACTCCGACCCCGCCGCCAAGGGCGAGACCGGCGCGAACGCCGACACCTCCAAGGCCCTCGTCGTCGCCGCGTCCCCGACCCCCCACGCCGACATCCTCGGCTACGTCAAGAAGAACCTGGCGGAGAAGGCCGGCCTCAAGCTGGAGGTGAAGGAGTTCACGGACTACGTCCTGCCGAACACCGCCACCGAGAACGGCCAGGTCGACGCCAACTTCTTCCAGCACAAGCCCTACCTGGACGACTTCAACAAGAAGAACGGGACGCACATCGTCCCGGTCGTCGACGTCCACCTCGAGCCCCTCGGCCTCTACTCCAACAAGGTCAAGGACCTCAAGGACATCAAGGCCGGCCAGACCGTCGCGGTCCCGAACGACACCACCAACGAGGGCCGCGCGCTCCAGCTGCTCGCCGAGAACGGGCTCATCACCGTCAAGGACGGCGTCGGCACCAACGCCAAGCTCAGCGACATCACGGACAAGAAGGGCCTGGAGTTCAAGGAGATCGAGGCCGCGACCGTGCCGCGCGCCCTGGACGACGTGGACGCCGCCGTCATCAACGGCAACTACGCCATCCAGGCCGATCTCCAGCCGGGCAAGGACTCCCTGGTGCTGGAGAAGGCCGAGGGCAACCCGTACGCCAACCTCCTGGCCGTCAAGGAGGGCAACGAGGACGACCCCCGGGTGCAGAAGCTCGCGAAGCTCCTGAACTCCGACGAGGTCAAGAAGTTCATCGAGGACACGTACAAGGGCTCGATCATCCCCGCCTTCGGGGCGCCCGCCGCGTCCTGA
- a CDS encoding methionine ABC transporter permease, with the protein MTWSEMQPLLTQGTIDTLYMVLWSTLVTVVGGLPLGILLVLTDKGGLLQNTAVNKVVGVIVNIGRSLPFIILLIALIPFTTWVVGTFIGPSAMIVPLAVGAIPFFARLVETAVREVDHGLVEAVQSMGGSIPTIVRKVLLPQALPSLVSGVTTTVIVLIGYSAMAGAVGGEGLGSKAVTYGFQRFDNQFMLITVALLILIVTVIQLIGDGAVRLLARRGRTTS; encoded by the coding sequence GTGACCTGGTCCGAAATGCAGCCACTGCTCACGCAGGGAACCATCGACACCCTCTACATGGTGCTCTGGTCCACGCTCGTCACCGTCGTCGGCGGTCTGCCGCTCGGCATACTGCTCGTCCTCACCGACAAGGGCGGCCTGCTGCAGAACACCGCGGTGAACAAGGTCGTCGGCGTGATCGTGAACATCGGCCGTTCCCTGCCCTTCATCATCCTGCTGATCGCCCTGATCCCCTTCACCACGTGGGTCGTCGGCACCTTCATCGGCCCGTCCGCGATGATCGTGCCGCTCGCCGTCGGGGCCATCCCCTTCTTCGCGCGGCTCGTCGAGACGGCGGTGCGCGAGGTCGACCACGGCCTCGTCGAGGCGGTCCAGTCGATGGGCGGCTCCATCCCCACGATCGTCCGCAAGGTCCTCCTGCCGCAGGCCCTCCCCTCGCTCGTCTCGGGCGTCACCACCACCGTCATCGTGCTCATCGGCTATTCGGCGATGGCCGGCGCGGTCGGCGGCGAAGGGCTCGGCTCCAAGGCCGTCACCTACGGATTCCAGCGCTTCGACAACCAGTTCATGCTCATCACCGTCGCGCTCCTGATCCTCATCGTGACCGTGATCCAGCTGATCGGCGACGGGGCCGTACGCCTGCTGGCCCGCCGGGGCCGCACCACCTCCTGA